One genomic window of Canis lupus baileyi chromosome 22, mCanLup2.hap1, whole genome shotgun sequence includes the following:
- the ZIC1 gene encoding zinc finger protein ZIC 1: MLLDAGPQYPAIGVTTFGASRHHSAGDVAERDVGLGINPFADGMGAFKLNPSSHELASAGQTAFTSQAPGYAAAAALGHHHHPGHVGSYSSAAFNSTRDFLFRNRGFGDAAAAASAQHSLFAASAGGFGGPHGHTDAAGHLLFPGLHEQAAGHASPNVVNGQMRLGFSGDMYPRPEQYGQVTSPRSEHYAAPQLHGYGPMNVNMAAHHGAGAFFRYMRQPIKQELICKWIEPEQLANPKKSCNKTFSTMHELVTHVTVEHVGGPEQSNHICFWEECPREGKPFKAKYKLVNHIRVHTGEKPFPCPFPGCGKVFARSENLKIHKRTHTGEKPFKCEFEGCDRRFANSSDRKKHMHVHTSDKPYLCKMCDKSYTHPSSLRKHMKVHESSSQGSQPSPAASSGYESSTPPTIVSPSTDNPTTSSLSPSSSAVHHTAGHSALSSNFNEWYV, encoded by the exons ATGCTCCTGGACGCCGGCCCCCAGTACCCCGCGATCGGCGTGACCACCTTCGGCGCGTCCCGCCACCACTCGGCGGGCGACGTGGCCGAGCGCGACGTGGGCCTGGGCATCAACCCGTTCGCCGACGGCATGGGCGCCTTCAAGCTCAACCCCAGCTCGCACGAGCTGGCCTCCGCCGGCCAGACGGCCTTCACGTCGCAGGCGCCCGGCTACGCGGCTGCCGCGGCCCtgggccaccaccaccacccgggCCACGTCGGCTCCTATTCGAGCGCAGCCTTCAACTCCACGCGGGACTTTCTGTTCCGCAACCGGGGCTTCGGCGACGCGGCGGCGGCCGCCAGCGCTCAGCACAGCCTGTTCGCGGCCTCGGCCGGAGGCTTCGGGGGCCCGCACGGCCACACGGACGCCGCGGGCCACCTCCTCTTCCCCGGCCTTCACGAGCAGGCGGCGGGCCACGCGTCGCCCAACGTGGTCAACGGGCAGATGAGGCTCGGCTTCTCCGGGGACATGTACCCGCGGCCCGAACAGTACGGCCAGGTGACCAGCCCGCGCTCGGAGCATTACGCGGCGCCGCAGCTGCACGGTTACGGGCCCATGAACGTGAACATGGCCGCGCATCACGGCGCCGGCGCCTTCTTCCGCTACATGCGCCAGCCCATCAAGCAGGAGCTCATCTGCAAGTGGATCGAGCCCGAGCAGCTGGCCAACCCCAAAAAGTCGTGCAACAAAACTTTCAGCACCATGCACGAGCTGGTCACGCACGTCACCGTGGAGCACGTCGGCGGACCCGAGCAGAGTAACCACATCTGCTTCTGGGAGGAGTGTCCGCGCGAGGGCAAGCCCTTCAAAGCCAAATACAAACTGGTCAACCACATCCGCGTGCACACGGGCGAGaagcccttcccctgcccctttcCTGGCTGCGGCAAGGTCTTCGCGCGTTCCGAGAACTTAAAGATCCACAAAAGGACGCACACAG GGGAGAAGCCCTTCAAGTGCGAGTTCGAAGGCTGCGACCGACGCTTTGCCAATAGCAGCGACCGCAAGAagcacatgcacgtgcacacgaGCGACAAGCCCTATCTTTGCAAGATGTGCGACAAGTCCTACACGCACCCCAGCTCGCTGCGCAAACACATGAAG GTCCACGAATCCTCCTCGCAGGGCTCGCAGCCTTCGCCCGCCGCCAGCTCCGGCTACGAGTCGTCCACGCCGCCTACCATCGTGTCTCCCTCCACAGACAACCCGACCACCAGCTCCCTGTCGCCCTCCTCCTCCGCAGTCCACCACACAGCCGGCCACAGCGCGCTCTCTTCCAATTTTAATGAATGGTAcgtttaa